The Chitinophaga flava genome has a segment encoding these proteins:
- a CDS encoding SDR family NAD(P)-dependent oxidoreductase produces the protein MKDKVVLITGGTSGLGAATAKAFAAQQARVVFCGRRAEQGKALEAAIRAEKLEATFIQADVTIEQQVEQLVSETIRLYGCIDVAFNNAGANLYTGPLEQMSSEQFIDTVNLHLTGTFHALKYEIQAMKQTGGSIINTASIAGVKGVGQGIAAYVAAKHGIIGLTKAAALEQARNQLRINALVVGAIQTEQWLQRVSAQPGMFEKIAAAMPTGKIATMEDIIPMITFLATDASAFITGAALAIDGGITAG, from the coding sequence ATGAAAGATAAAGTAGTATTAATCACCGGAGGCACATCAGGACTGGGTGCCGCCACAGCAAAAGCTTTCGCAGCACAACAAGCCAGGGTGGTTTTCTGCGGCAGACGCGCCGAACAGGGCAAAGCGCTGGAAGCCGCCATCAGAGCCGAAAAACTGGAGGCCACCTTTATACAGGCAGATGTGACTATAGAACAACAGGTGGAACAGCTGGTATCGGAAACAATCCGCCTTTACGGCTGTATTGACGTGGCCTTTAACAATGCAGGCGCCAACCTGTACACAGGCCCCCTGGAGCAGATGAGCAGTGAACAGTTTATTGATACGGTCAACCTGCACCTGACAGGCACCTTCCACGCACTGAAATATGAGATCCAGGCCATGAAACAAACCGGCGGCAGTATTATCAATACCGCCAGCATAGCAGGAGTAAAAGGCGTTGGCCAGGGTATAGCCGCCTACGTGGCTGCCAAACACGGCATCATCGGCCTCACCAAAGCAGCCGCACTGGAACAGGCCAGAAATCAGCTACGGATCAACGCACTGGTAGTTGGCGCTATTCAAACAGAACAATGGCTACAGCGTGTATCGGCCCAGCCAGGCATGTTTGAAAAAATAGCAGCAGCCATGCCTACCGGAAAAATAGCAACGATGGAAGACATCATCCCAATGATTACTTTTCTTGCGACTGATGCCTCCGCATTTATTACCGGCGCCGCACTGGCCATCGACGGTGGCATCACCGCCGGATAA
- a CDS encoding alpha/beta hydrolase fold domain-containing protein — translation MDTSLVPQIQETRKFFDQLGNIYPPNETVTITNELIDNVPCYWFTPPTIDSRDIILFLHGGSYALGSFQSHKAMITHFAASLKRKILFVEYALAPEHPFPQGRNDATSVYTAIAAAHPDVNLFLIGDSAGGGILLSSLYDIYNNHVKTPAGIVLISAWLDLSCENESYHTRKDPILTQEEMKKYAGYYGQDRIREADPSQLIFKQLPPVLIMVGTQEVLFDDSFSFYEKASKIQPQTNLMVFENQTHVWMLTDIHSVAAINALENIKIFVEK, via the coding sequence ATGGATACATCACTTGTTCCTCAAATACAGGAGACCAGAAAATTCTTCGATCAGCTGGGAAATATATACCCTCCGAATGAAACAGTCACCATAACAAATGAATTAATTGATAACGTTCCCTGTTACTGGTTTACGCCACCCACTATCGACAGTCGGGATATTATTTTATTCCTTCATGGCGGGTCTTATGCACTGGGCTCCTTTCAGTCGCACAAAGCCATGATCACTCATTTCGCCGCTTCGTTAAAACGGAAAATCCTGTTTGTAGAATATGCATTGGCACCTGAACATCCCTTTCCGCAAGGCAGGAATGATGCCACCAGCGTATATACTGCTATCGCTGCCGCCCACCCCGATGTTAACCTGTTTCTCATAGGTGACAGCGCCGGTGGCGGTATTCTGTTATCCAGCCTTTACGATATCTACAACAACCATGTGAAAACTCCTGCCGGCATCGTGCTGATCTCTGCATGGCTGGACCTCAGTTGTGAAAACGAATCCTACCATACCAGGAAAGATCCCATCCTTACACAGGAGGAAATGAAAAAATATGCTGGTTATTACGGACAAGATCGTATCAGAGAAGCAGATCCCAGCCAGCTGATATTTAAACAGCTACCGCCTGTGCTGATCATGGTGGGTACACAGGAAGTACTCTTTGATGATAGCTTTTCCTTTTATGAAAAAGCGTCAAAGATACAGCCACAAACAAACCTGATGGTATTCGAAAATCAGACACATGTATGGATGCTCACAGATATCCATTCTG
- a CDS encoding RNA polymerase sigma factor — MNTTADGILVEQLKAGDRAASAALYQQYFPMVAIYVQQNSGNQADAEDIFQETLLVLLQQIQKPGFVLSSSLKTFVYAIARNLWCKRLRDNRVFLPGDDAIPEESCTAELFPEKPATDNINGWLDRITYNCKRILKALFFYQQPMALLARRMGWKNKHTADNQKYKCLQQLRKVATQR; from the coding sequence ATGAACACAACAGCCGACGGTATTTTAGTAGAGCAGTTGAAAGCCGGTGACAGGGCCGCTTCAGCTGCCTTATATCAACAGTATTTTCCAATGGTGGCCATATATGTGCAGCAAAACAGCGGTAATCAGGCAGATGCCGAAGATATCTTCCAGGAGACCTTACTGGTATTGCTGCAGCAAATTCAAAAGCCTGGGTTTGTGTTATCATCTTCCCTGAAAACGTTTGTATACGCCATCGCCAGAAACCTGTGGTGCAAGCGGCTCAGAGACAATCGTGTGTTTTTGCCGGGAGATGATGCCATCCCTGAAGAATCCTGTACAGCGGAACTTTTCCCCGAGAAGCCTGCTACAGACAATATTAATGGTTGGTTGGACCGTATCACCTACAACTGTAAACGTATACTGAAAGCCCTCTTTTTTTATCAGCAGCCGATGGCACTGCTGGCACGCAGGATGGGCTGGAAGAACAAACATACGGCAGACAACCAGAAATATAAATGCCTGCAGCAGCTGAGAAAAGTTGCAACCCAACGGTAA
- a CDS encoding bifunctional transcriptional activator/DNA repair enzyme AdaA, with translation MLTNEVMYKALVDKDPVYEGAFIAAVKTTGIFCRPTCTAKKPKLENVEFLTTIKEAVQKGYRPCKVCRPLEKPGETPAFISGILKELEADTGLRFRDEDLVSRGIEPSRIRRWFLKNHGITFHAFQRMSRINAAFKKIQDGATVTDAAFGSGYESLSGFAESFKTLIGVSPSHSRDKRIIHVTQLETPLGTMFAGAVEEGVCLLEFADRKILEQELKALKQLLNANIIPGDHPHFAVLRQELEEYFEGRRKVFSVPLLMPGTEFQQAVWQLLQTVAYGEVRTYKKQATILQRPDAVRAVAHANGMNRISILVPCHRIISEDGSLTGYGGGIWRKQWLLDLEKKYLHG, from the coding sequence ATGCTCACAAACGAAGTCATGTATAAAGCGCTGGTGGATAAAGATCCTGTTTACGAAGGGGCTTTTATTGCAGCGGTGAAAACAACCGGTATATTCTGCAGGCCTACCTGTACCGCCAAAAAACCTAAGCTGGAGAACGTAGAGTTCCTGACAACCATCAAAGAGGCTGTTCAGAAGGGATACCGGCCCTGTAAGGTGTGCAGACCCCTGGAAAAACCGGGAGAAACACCGGCATTCATCAGCGGTATCCTGAAGGAGCTGGAAGCCGATACCGGACTGCGGTTCAGGGATGAAGACCTGGTCAGTAGAGGAATAGAACCCAGCAGGATCAGAAGATGGTTTCTGAAAAATCATGGTATCACTTTTCATGCCTTTCAGCGGATGTCGCGTATTAATGCGGCTTTTAAGAAGATACAGGATGGTGCCACAGTGACCGATGCGGCCTTTGGCAGTGGTTATGAATCCCTGAGTGGTTTTGCGGAGTCCTTTAAGACGCTGATAGGGGTGTCGCCTTCTCATAGCCGCGACAAACGTATCATTCATGTTACGCAGCTGGAGACACCGCTGGGGACCATGTTTGCCGGTGCGGTAGAAGAAGGGGTGTGTTTACTGGAATTCGCTGACCGTAAAATACTGGAGCAGGAGCTGAAAGCGCTGAAGCAACTTTTGAATGCCAATATCATCCCGGGTGATCATCCACATTTTGCCGTACTGCGGCAGGAGTTGGAGGAATATTTTGAGGGAAGAAGAAAAGTGTTTTCGGTACCCTTGCTGATGCCAGGTACGGAGTTTCAACAGGCGGTATGGCAACTGTTGCAGACAGTGGCTTATGGAGAAGTCCGGACCTATAAAAAGCAGGCGACCATCCTGCAGCGCCCGGATGCAGTACGGGCTGTAGCCCATGCCAACGGTATGAACCGTATTTCCATCCTGGTACCCTGCCACCGCATTATCTCAGAAGATGGCAGCCTGACGGGCTATGGCGGCGGTATCTGGCGCAAGCAGTGGCTGCTGGACCTGGAAAAAAAATATCTTCATGGGTGA
- a CDS encoding winged helix-turn-helix domain-containing protein, producing the protein MYNELDPVLNTPVRLAIISVLVKLKQADFGHLMDVTKTTQGNLSHQIKKLSEAEYIEVIKTFKGNYPHTICKLTPKGRKAFEKYVEDIKKYLHL; encoded by the coding sequence ATGTATAATGAGTTAGATCCTGTTTTAAACACGCCTGTGCGGCTGGCCATAATATCTGTGCTGGTGAAGCTAAAACAGGCAGATTTCGGACATCTGATGGACGTGACAAAAACAACACAGGGAAACCTGAGCCATCAGATAAAGAAACTGAGTGAGGCAGAATATATAGAAGTGATCAAAACATTCAAGGGCAATTATCCGCATACTATTTGCAAACTAACCCCCAAGGGGAGAAAAGCCTTCGAAAAATACGTGGAAGACATCAAAAAGTACCTGCACCTGTAA
- a CDS encoding DUF418 domain-containing protein, translated as MQLSVPVIPAQAGRIDSLDAIRGVALGGVLLVNMGLFSFPALYLDPLQYWSGNWNKGVALFISFIGEGKFVSMFSFLFGLGFTLFLRSAEKKGLPPVTLFLRRLLVLLGIGMIHAHFIWFGDVLCFYSVFGAILLLFRNKSPESLLKWALGLLVIPVVLFVLAGTIIGPVFFEDVSNAKVGYTALDIYRSGSFRQLWAQNGIDLLTTRIGYLMEGPVIFAMFLLGAYSGKRQLFRHPDVHMTFFRQVQLWGAVIGWPVAVATLLYTPPGPGDAMFNYLQVASTYIAGPAIGIFYIATLTRLLQSPRWQEWMRPFQAAGKMAATNYLMQSVCCVSIYYSFGGGLYGYAGPATIFLIWLLLFSIQLVISSWWMSHFRFGPVEWIWRRLTYGKWYTEK; from the coding sequence ATGCAGTTATCAGTTCCCGTCATTCCGGCACAAGCCGGCCGCATCGATTCACTGGACGCTATCAGAGGGGTAGCGCTCGGAGGTGTGTTGTTGGTAAACATGGGGCTTTTTTCTTTCCCGGCACTTTATCTCGACCCGTTGCAGTATTGGTCTGGCAACTGGAACAAAGGAGTGGCGCTTTTTATCAGCTTTATCGGAGAAGGAAAATTTGTTTCCATGTTTTCTTTCCTGTTTGGCCTGGGTTTTACACTCTTCCTGCGCAGCGCTGAAAAAAAAGGACTTCCGCCGGTAACCTTGTTTTTACGCCGCCTGCTGGTATTGCTGGGGATAGGGATGATACATGCTCATTTTATCTGGTTCGGAGATGTATTGTGCTTTTACAGTGTGTTTGGGGCCATATTGCTGCTTTTCAGGAATAAGTCTCCGGAATCCTTGCTGAAGTGGGCTTTGGGATTGCTGGTGATACCTGTTGTGTTGTTTGTACTGGCAGGCACTATCATAGGACCTGTTTTTTTTGAAGATGTATCTAATGCAAAAGTGGGGTATACTGCCCTTGATATCTATCGCTCCGGCTCTTTCCGCCAGCTGTGGGCTCAGAATGGAATAGACCTGCTAACCACTCGTATCGGTTATCTGATGGAAGGCCCGGTTATATTTGCCATGTTCCTGCTGGGTGCGTATAGCGGGAAAAGGCAGCTTTTCCGTCATCCGGATGTACACATGACTTTTTTCAGACAAGTACAACTTTGGGGTGCTGTTATCGGATGGCCCGTGGCGGTGGCAACGTTGTTGTATACCCCACCAGGACCTGGTGATGCTATGTTCAACTACCTGCAGGTGGCCAGTACCTATATTGCCGGTCCGGCTATTGGTATCTTTTATATTGCCACCCTGACCCGTCTGCTGCAATCTCCCCGCTGGCAGGAGTGGATGCGTCCCTTTCAGGCTGCCGGCAAAATGGCGGCTACCAATTACCTGATGCAGTCGGTTTGCTGTGTGTCTATCTACTATAGCTTTGGCGGCGGCCTCTATGGCTATGCCGGTCCGGCTACCATTTTCCTGATATGGCTGCTGTTGTTTTCGATACAGCTGGTGATCAGCTCCTGGTGGATGTCTCATTTCCGTTTTGGCCCGGTAGAATGGATATGGCGGAGATTGACCTATGGCAAATGGTATACTGAAAAATAA
- a CDS encoding Crp/Fnr family transcriptional regulator, whose product MLHLIPYLEPMKYQEAEIVQLLTTAFQDKTVHNAYYEAAQEKAFKKGDLLLEQGQICRYSYEILSGSVRGYYLKDGREVTTAFCFAGDPVLSLESATRQTPSQETFEVLEDAVIEVVSIEKLLQLRQRFPVFEKVWTLSIEAYAIWLEERLASLQFATAKERYDQLVDRYPEIIRKAQLQHIASYLGITLETLSRIRAR is encoded by the coding sequence ATGTTACACTTAATCCCTTATCTTGAACCCATGAAATACCAGGAAGCAGAAATTGTGCAATTGCTCACCACGGCCTTTCAGGACAAAACTGTGCATAACGCCTATTATGAAGCGGCTCAGGAGAAGGCGTTTAAAAAAGGAGACCTGTTGCTGGAACAGGGACAGATATGTCGTTACAGTTATGAAATCCTGTCTGGCTCAGTGAGGGGATATTACCTGAAAGACGGTCGGGAAGTGACTACTGCCTTTTGTTTTGCGGGCGACCCGGTCTTGTCGCTGGAAAGCGCCACCCGGCAAACACCCAGCCAGGAAACGTTTGAAGTGCTGGAGGACGCTGTGATAGAAGTGGTGTCTATAGAGAAACTGTTACAGTTGCGCCAACGTTTTCCGGTATTTGAAAAAGTATGGACACTAAGTATAGAAGCTTATGCCATCTGGCTGGAAGAGAGACTGGCCAGCCTACAGTTTGCCACCGCTAAAGAGCGGTATGATCAGCTGGTAGACAGATATCCGGAGATCATCCGTAAAGCTCAGCTGCAACACATCGCTTCCTACCTGGGCATTACGCTGGAAACACTCAGCCGGATCAGGGCCCGCTGA